The proteins below are encoded in one region of Kogia breviceps isolate mKogBre1 chromosome 8, mKogBre1 haplotype 1, whole genome shotgun sequence:
- the CEL gene encoding bile salt-activated lipase produces MGPWEPVVLGLTCCLAVASAAKLGAVYTEGGFVKGISKKLGPFGNYVDIFKGIPYAAAPKTLENPQRHPGWRGTLKAKGFKMRCLQATITQDSTYGKEDCLYLNIWVPQGRKEVSQNLPVMIWIYGGAFLMGSSQGANFFSNYLYDGEEIATRGNVIVVSFNYRVGPLGFLSTGDSNLPGNYGLWDQHMAIAWVKRNIAAFGGDPDNITIFGESAGGASVSLQTLSPHNKGLIKRAISQSGVALCPWVIQKNPLFWAQRIAEKVGCPLNDTGRMAGCLKLTDPRALTLAYQMPLKPGTEYPLLYYLGLLPVVDGDFLPSDPIDLYANAADIDYIAGTNDMDGHLFASVDMPAINKDKEAITEADFYKMVSGFTIAKGPRGANATFDFYTNPWAQDSCQETKKKTVVHFETDILFLMPTETAVAKHKANAKSAKTYSYLFSHPSRMPFYPRWMGADHADDLQYVFGKPFTTRMIYRPQDRIVSKAMIAYWTNFARTGDPNMGHSAVPTHWYPYTLESGNYLEINKRMDGSSMKQHLRTNYLQYWTLTYQALPAPPEAGATPAPPAGDSGATPAPPAGDSGATPAPPEGDSEVAQMPIVIGF; encoded by the exons CTGGGCGCCGTGTACACGGAGGGCGGCTTCGTGAAAGGCATCAGCAAGAAGCTGGGCCCCTTTGGCAACTACGTCGACATCTTCAAGGGCATCCCCTATGCCGCCGCCCCCAAGACCCTGGAGAATCCTCAGCGACACCCCGGCTGGCGAG GAACCCTGAAGGCCAAGGGGTTCAAGATGCGATGCCtgcaggccaccatcacccaggaCAGCACCTACGGGAAAGAGGACTGCCTCTACCTCAACATCTGGGTCCCCCAGGGCAGGAAGGAAG TCTCCCAGAACCTGCCCGTCATGATCTGGATCTACGGAGGTGCCTTCCTCATGGGGTCCAGCCAAGGGGCCAACTTCTTCAGCAACTACCTGTACGACGGGGAGGAGATCGCCACTCGGGGCAACGTCATCGTGGTCAGTTTCAACTACCGCGTCGGCCCCCTGGGCTTCCTCAGCACCGGGGACTCCAACCTGCCAG GTAACTATGGCCTTTGGGACCAGCACATGGCCATCGCTTGGGTGAAGAGGAACATCGCAGCCTTTGGGGGAGACCCTGACAACATCACCATCTTCGGGGAATCAGCCGGAGGTGCCAGCGTCTCTCTGCAG ACCCTCTCTCCCCACAACAAGGGCCTCATCAAGAGAGCCATCAGCCAGAGCGGGGTGGCGCTGTGCCCCTGGGTCATCCAGAAGAACCCCCTCTTCTGGGCCCAAAGG atCGCAGAGAAGGTGGGCTGCCCCTTGAACGACACAGGCAGGATGGCCGGGTGTCTGAAGCTCACCGACCCCCGTGCCCTGACATTGGCCTATCAGATGCCCCTGAAACCAGGCACGGAGT acccCTTGCTGTACTATCTGGGCCTCCTCCCTGTCGTCGACGGAGATTTCCTCCCCAGTGACCCCATCGACCTGTACGCCAATGCCGCGGACATCGACTACATAGCAGGCACCAACGACATGGACGGCCACCTCTTTGCCAGCGTCGATATGCCAGCCATCAATAAGGACAAAGAGGCCATCACAGA GGCGGACTTCTACAAGATGGTCAGCGGGTTCACCATCGCCAAGGGCCCCAGAGGTGCCAACGCCACCTTTGACTTCTACACCAATCCCTGGGCGCAAGACTCGTGCCAGGAGACCAAGAAGAAGACCGTGGTGCACTTTGAGACCGACATCCTCTTCCTGATGCCCACGGAGACCGCCGTGGCCAAGCACAAGGCCAACGCCAA GAGCGCCAAGACCTACAGCTACCTATTCTCCCACCCGTCTCGGATGCCCTTCTACCCCCGCTGGATGGGGGCTGACCACGCAGACGACCTCCAGTACGTCTTCGGGAAGCCCTTTACCACCCGGATGATCTACCGGCCCCAAGACAGGATTGTCTCCAAGGCCATGATCGCCTACTGGACCAACTTTGCCAGAACTGG GGACCCTAACATGGGCCACTCGGCTGTGCCCACACACTGGTATCCCTACACCCTGGAAAGTGGCAACTACCTGGAAATCAACAAGAGGATGGATGGTAGCTCCATGAAGCAGCACCTGAGGACCAATTACCTGCAGTACTGGACCCTGACGTACCAGGCACTGCCCGCGCCCCCCGAGG CTGGGGccacccccgcgccccccgccggCGACTCTGGGGccacccccgcgccccccgccggCGACTCTGGGGCCACCCCCGCGCCCCCCGAGGGCGACTCTGAGGTGGCTCAGATGCCCATAGTCATTGGCTTCTAA